The following are encoded together in the Streptomyces sp. NBC_01465 genome:
- a CDS encoding GNAT family N-acetyltransferase, whose protein sequence is MIVRAFVPADLTQLIELTVETFRPSFEESFRPLMGEVVFGIQHGNWRDDYRREVPELHDPGQHKYVAVAESNGRITGYVGWRVEPARAYGSITLLAVAADHRRGRAGAALCEHAFGEMRGLGARMVEIGTGGDAFHAPARALYESLGCVKVPTAVYFREL, encoded by the coding sequence ATGATCGTTCGCGCATTCGTCCCCGCCGACCTGACGCAGCTGATCGAGCTGACCGTCGAGACGTTCCGTCCGTCCTTCGAGGAGTCCTTCCGCCCGCTGATGGGCGAAGTCGTCTTCGGCATCCAGCACGGCAACTGGCGCGACGACTACCGCCGCGAAGTCCCCGAACTGCACGATCCGGGGCAGCACAAGTACGTGGCGGTCGCCGAGTCCAACGGCCGGATCACCGGGTACGTCGGGTGGCGCGTCGAGCCGGCACGCGCGTACGGCAGCATCACCCTGCTCGCCGTCGCGGCGGATCACCGCAGGGGTCGCGCGGGGGCCGCGCTGTGCGAGCACGCCTTCGGGGAGATGCGCGGGCTCGGCGCGAGGATGGTCGAGATCGGGACCGGTGGCGATGCCTTCCATGCCCCGGCACGAGCCCTGTACGAGAGTCTCGGGTGCGTGAAAGTCCCGACGGCGGTCTACTTCCGGGAGCTCTGA
- a CDS encoding acyl-CoA synthetase, with product MPPLFPALTAGSADQALAFGDRSLSHAELASAAGALAARLHGAGRVAVWATPTLETAVGVVAALLAGVPAVPLNPKVGGRELEHILTDSAPSLVLAAPGDELPSALRALTRLDVDVRPPAEPLALPDEPSPESPALVVYTSGTTGPPKGAVLPRRAIAVTLDALADAWQWTGDDVLVHALPLFHVHGLILGILGPLRRGGTVHHLGRFETAAVARELAAHGTMFFGVPTMYHRIAEALPDDPALAKALAGARLLVSGSAALPVHDHERIAAATGRRVVERYGMTETLMNTSVRADGDPRPGTVGVPLPGVELRLVEESGEEITAYDGESIGEIQVRGPNLFTAYLNRPDATAEAFDGDWFRTGDMATRDPDGYVRIVGRKATDLIKSGGYKIGAGEIENALLDHPAVREAAVTGEPDADLGERIVAWIVPADAQQPPTAEELATHVAQQLAPHKRPREVRLLDALPRNDMGKIMKRSLKS from the coding sequence ATGCCTCCACTCTTCCCCGCCCTCACCGCGGGCTCGGCCGACCAGGCGCTGGCCTTCGGCGACCGGTCGCTCAGCCACGCCGAACTGGCGTCAGCGGCAGGGGCGTTGGCCGCCCGGCTCCACGGAGCCGGGCGGGTGGCCGTCTGGGCCACGCCCACCCTGGAGACCGCGGTGGGCGTGGTCGCCGCGCTGCTGGCCGGAGTGCCCGCCGTACCGCTCAACCCGAAGGTCGGCGGGCGCGAGCTGGAGCACATCCTGACCGACAGCGCGCCGTCGCTGGTGCTCGCGGCGCCCGGCGACGAACTGCCGTCGGCACTGCGCGCGTTGACCCGTCTGGACGTCGACGTACGCCCGCCCGCCGAACCCCTGGCGCTCCCCGACGAGCCGTCGCCCGAATCCCCGGCCCTGGTCGTCTACACCTCCGGGACCACGGGCCCGCCCAAGGGCGCCGTCCTGCCGCGCCGGGCGATCGCCGTCACCCTGGACGCGCTGGCCGACGCCTGGCAGTGGACCGGCGACGACGTACTGGTCCACGCCCTGCCCCTCTTCCATGTGCACGGGCTGATCCTGGGCATCCTCGGCCCGCTGCGCAGGGGCGGCACCGTGCACCATCTGGGCCGCTTCGAGACGGCCGCGGTCGCCCGCGAACTGGCCGCCCACGGAACGATGTTCTTCGGCGTCCCCACCATGTACCACCGCATCGCCGAGGCCCTCCCCGACGACCCGGCACTCGCCAAGGCCCTCGCCGGCGCACGGCTCCTGGTCTCCGGGTCGGCCGCCCTGCCGGTCCACGACCACGAGCGCATCGCCGCCGCGACGGGACGGCGGGTCGTCGAGCGGTACGGGATGACCGAGACCCTGATGAACACGAGCGTCCGCGCGGACGGCGACCCCCGGCCGGGCACGGTCGGGGTGCCGCTGCCCGGGGTCGAGCTGCGGCTGGTCGAGGAGTCGGGTGAGGAGATCACCGCGTACGACGGCGAGAGCATCGGCGAGATCCAGGTACGCGGCCCGAACCTCTTCACCGCGTACCTGAACCGCCCGGACGCCACCGCCGAGGCCTTCGACGGCGACTGGTTCCGTACGGGCGACATGGCGACCCGGGACCCGGACGGCTATGTCAGGATCGTCGGCCGGAAGGCCACCGACCTCATCAAGAGCGGCGGCTACAAGATCGGCGCGGGCGAGATCGAGAACGCCCTCCTCGACCATCCGGCGGTGCGCGAGGCGGCGGTCACCGGGGAACCGGACGCGGACCTGGGCGAGCGGATCGTCGCCTGGATCGTGCCCGCCGACGCCCAACAGCCGCCCACAGCAGAGGAGTTGGCGACTCATGTCGCCCAGCAGCTGGCCCCGCACAAGCGCCCCCGCGAGGTGCGGCTCCTCGACGCGCTGCCCCGCAACGACATGGGCAAGATCATGAAGCGCTCCCTGAAGAGCTGA
- a CDS encoding DNA polymerase III subunit alpha: MRGFTHLHAVSGFSLRYGASHPGQLAERAVARGMDALALTDRDTLGGAVRFAKAASRAGIRPLFGVDLALQAPPEAAGRTERRRTPARGGAFVDESAQRVVFLARDGARGWAELCRLVSAAHLDTAGGKRPLLPWDALGGDHLTVLLGPSSDVGRALAAGRPDRAARLLAPWRERYGDAALRIEVVSHGRTGTGFGSLRLAARALGFAAEQGITPVLSNAVRYADEGQGPVADVLDSARRLVPIDPRGVRDSGERWLKPAADMARIAEQVAEAAGYRANTARRLLEVTEETAAACRVDPDDDLGLGRVHFPEPELVGAHRRTPERVLRSKCTAAMLLRRYDRSRRHWDRLEDELRLIEGEGYASYFLTIAQVVDDTRELGIRVAARGSGAGSLVNHLLGIATADPVEHGLLMERFLSGRRAELPDIDIDVESARRLEVYRAIIDRFGPERVATVSMPETYRVRHAVRDTGLALGLDPAEVDRLAKSFPHIRARDARAALRELPELRGIDPEAYDPQLWDLVEALDALPRGIAMHPCGVLLSDTTLLRRTPTVPTSGEGFPMSQFDKEDVEDLGLLKLDVLGVRMQSAMAHAVTEIERATGRRIDLDDAAQVPPDDPKTYQLIKSSQTLGCFQTESPGQRDLIARLQPETFHDLVVDISLFRPGPVAANMVEPFIKARHGRQAPDYPHKDLEDALRDTHGVVVFHEQIIQILHVMTGCSLAFGDYTRRALSRGDQIGRVRAWFREEARKRGYEEEVVGRTWEIIEAFGAYGFCKAHAVAFAVPSYQSAWLKAHHPAAFYAGLLTHDPGMYPKRLLLSDARRWGVPILALDVNASDSAYKIELVSDVGGGRPLHGVRLALCDVRGMSGSEAERIVAGRPYATLQDFVSRARPSRPVAERLAQVGALDTFGRNRRDLLLHLAELHRGQRSASGGQLTLGESDGTRSEVAPAHLPDLDGPERLGAELGVLGMDTSRHLMDDQRELLDELGVITAKRLKDLPHGQVVLVAGAKGAVQTPPVRSGKRVIFTTLDDTTGLVDCAFFEDSHDASAHTVFHSWLLLVRGVVQRRGEGSGKALSVTGSAAWDLTELAELRREGGLSAVTDRLTENGPPPARTAPDSRSITLETGYALHPWADLQPPGESVKQGRKLWHQSPGSAG, from the coding sequence ATGCGCGGATTTACGCATCTGCATGCCGTCTCAGGGTTCTCCCTGCGGTACGGCGCCTCGCATCCCGGGCAGCTCGCGGAGCGGGCGGTCGCACGGGGGATGGACGCCCTCGCCCTGACCGACCGGGACACCCTCGGCGGCGCGGTCCGCTTCGCCAAGGCCGCGAGCCGCGCCGGCATCCGACCCCTGTTCGGAGTGGACCTCGCGCTGCAGGCGCCCCCCGAAGCGGCCGGACGCACGGAGCGGCGGCGCACCCCGGCCCGCGGCGGCGCCTTCGTCGACGAGTCGGCGCAGCGCGTGGTCTTCCTCGCCCGCGACGGGGCCCGCGGCTGGGCCGAACTGTGCCGGCTCGTGAGCGCCGCACACCTGGACACGGCCGGCGGCAAGCGGCCCCTGCTGCCGTGGGACGCCCTCGGCGGGGACCACCTCACCGTGCTGCTCGGCCCCTCCTCCGACGTCGGCCGCGCGCTCGCGGCCGGGCGCCCCGACCGCGCCGCCCGGCTGCTCGCACCCTGGCGCGAACGGTACGGGGACGCGGCGCTGCGCATCGAGGTCGTCTCCCACGGCCGCACCGGCACCGGCTTCGGCTCGCTGCGCCTGGCGGCCCGCGCCCTCGGCTTCGCCGCCGAGCAGGGCATCACCCCCGTACTGAGCAACGCCGTACGCTACGCCGACGAAGGCCAGGGCCCGGTCGCCGACGTCCTGGACTCCGCGCGCCGACTGGTCCCGATCGACCCGCGCGGCGTACGCGACAGCGGCGAGCGGTGGCTGAAGCCCGCCGCGGACATGGCCCGTATCGCCGAGCAGGTGGCCGAGGCCGCCGGCTACCGCGCGAACACCGCCCGCCGGCTGCTCGAAGTCACCGAGGAGACCGCGGCCGCCTGCCGCGTCGACCCCGACGACGACCTGGGGCTCGGCCGCGTCCACTTCCCCGAGCCGGAACTCGTCGGCGCCCACCGGCGCACCCCCGAGCGCGTCCTGCGTTCGAAGTGCACCGCCGCCATGCTGCTGCGCCGCTACGACCGGTCCCGCCGCCACTGGGACCGCCTCGAAGACGAACTGCGCCTCATCGAGGGCGAGGGGTACGCCTCGTACTTCCTCACCATCGCGCAGGTCGTCGACGACACCCGCGAACTCGGCATCCGGGTCGCCGCCCGCGGCTCCGGCGCCGGCTCCCTGGTCAACCACCTCCTGGGCATCGCCACCGCCGACCCGGTCGAACACGGCCTGCTCATGGAGCGCTTCCTCTCCGGCCGGCGCGCGGAGCTGCCCGACATCGACATCGACGTGGAGTCCGCGCGCCGCCTGGAGGTCTACCGGGCGATCATCGACCGCTTCGGCCCGGAGCGGGTGGCCACCGTGTCCATGCCCGAGACCTATCGCGTACGGCACGCGGTGCGCGACACCGGCCTCGCGCTCGGCCTCGACCCGGCCGAGGTCGACCGGCTCGCGAAGTCGTTCCCGCACATCCGGGCCCGCGACGCCCGCGCAGCCCTGCGGGAGCTGCCGGAACTGCGGGGCATCGACCCCGAGGCGTACGACCCGCAGCTGTGGGACCTCGTCGAGGCCCTGGACGCCCTCCCGCGCGGCATCGCCATGCACCCGTGCGGTGTCCTGCTCTCCGACACGACGCTGCTGCGCCGTACCCCCACCGTGCCGACCAGCGGCGAGGGTTTCCCCATGTCCCAGTTCGACAAGGAGGACGTGGAGGACCTCGGGCTGCTCAAGCTCGACGTGCTGGGGGTGCGGATGCAGTCCGCGATGGCGCACGCCGTCACCGAGATCGAACGGGCCACCGGGCGCCGTATCGACCTGGACGACGCCGCGCAGGTGCCGCCCGACGACCCGAAGACGTACCAACTCATCAAGTCCTCGCAGACGTTGGGCTGCTTCCAGACCGAGTCGCCGGGCCAGCGCGACCTCATCGCCCGGCTGCAGCCCGAGACCTTCCACGACCTCGTCGTCGACATCTCGCTGTTCCGGCCGGGGCCGGTCGCGGCCAACATGGTCGAGCCGTTCATCAAGGCCCGGCACGGACGGCAGGCGCCCGACTATCCGCACAAGGACCTGGAGGACGCGCTGCGCGACACGCACGGGGTGGTGGTCTTCCACGAGCAGATCATCCAGATCCTGCATGTGATGACCGGCTGCAGCCTCGCCTTCGGCGACTACACGCGGCGGGCGCTGTCGCGCGGCGACCAGATCGGGCGGGTGCGGGCGTGGTTCAGGGAGGAGGCGCGGAAGCGGGGATACGAGGAGGAGGTCGTCGGGCGGACGTGGGAGATCATCGAGGCGTTCGGGGCGTACGGCTTCTGCAAGGCGCACGCCGTCGCCTTCGCCGTGCCCTCGTACCAGTCGGCCTGGCTGAAGGCGCACCACCCGGCGGCCTTCTACGCCGGGCTGCTCACCCATGACCCGGGGATGTACCCGAAACGGCTGCTGCTGTCGGACGCGCGGAGGTGGGGCGTACCGATCCTTGCGCTGGATGTGAATGCGTCGGACTCCGCCTATAAAATCGAACTGGTGTCTGATGTGGGGGGTGGCCGGCCTCTGCACGGGGTCCGGCTGGCCCTGTGCGACGTACGCGGAATGAGCGGGAGCGAGGCGGAACGGATCGTCGCGGGACGGCCGTACGCCACGCTCCAGGACTTCGTCTCCCGGGCCCGCCCCTCCCGTCCGGTCGCCGAACGCCTCGCCCAGGTCGGCGCGCTGGACACCTTCGGCCGCAACCGCCGCGACCTGCTGCTGCACCTGGCCGAACTGCACCGCGGCCAACGCAGCGCATCCGGCGGACAGTTGACGCTCGGCGAGAGCGACGGAACCCGGAGCGAGGTGGCCCCCGCGCACCTGCCGGACCTGGACGGACCCGAACGGCTCGGCGCCGAGCTCGGGGTGCTCGGCATGGACACCTCGCGCCATCTGATGGACGACCAGCGGGAGTTGCTGGACGAGCTCGGCGTGATCACCGCGAAGCGGCTGAAGGACCTGCCGCACGGGCAGGTGGTGCTCGTCGCCGGAGCGAAGGGCGCGGTCCAGACCCCGCCGGTCCGCTCCGGCAAGCGCGTCATCTTCACGACGCTCGACGACACGACGGGTCTGGTGGACTGCGCGTTCTTCGAGGACAGCCACGACGCCAGCGCGCACACGGTCTTCCACTCCTGGCTGCTGCTGGTCCGCGGAGTGGTGCAGCGCCGCGGCGAGGGCAGCGGCAAGGCCCTGTCGGTGACGGGCTCAGCGGCCTGGGACCTCACCGAACTGGCCGAACTGCGCCGCGAGGGCGGCCTGTCGGCGGTGACGGACCGCCTCACCGAGAACGGCCCGCCCCCGGCCAGGACCGCCCCGGACAGCCGAAGCATCACGCTGGAGACCGGTTACGCACTGCACCCCTGGGCGGACCTGCAGCCGCCCGGCGAGTCCGTCAAACAGGGCCGTAAGCTGTGGCACCAGAGCCCGGGGAGCGCGGGATGA
- a CDS encoding TetR/AcrR family transcriptional regulator, which translates to MGEEAVKDRASVEEFVAAQRPRRADARRNFDALLAAAREAFAEQGADASLEDIARRAGVGIGTLYRNFPTRRHLFETVYAEEVDALCVLADELADRPAWEALTTWIDRFVEYTVTKRAVREGLNGESGIFVSCRVSMMAAGAPLLRRAQESGEARRDVDFDDLLRMISGIAATVFPTTEQRDRVVGIALDGVRAARN; encoded by the coding sequence GTGGGAGAAGAAGCAGTCAAGGACAGGGCTTCTGTCGAGGAGTTCGTGGCGGCCCAGCGCCCGCGCCGCGCGGATGCCCGGCGCAACTTCGACGCCCTCCTGGCGGCCGCGCGCGAGGCCTTCGCGGAACAGGGGGCGGACGCCTCCCTGGAGGACATCGCCCGCCGCGCCGGCGTGGGGATCGGCACCCTCTACCGGAACTTCCCCACCCGCAGGCACCTCTTCGAGACGGTCTACGCCGAGGAGGTCGACGCGCTCTGCGTCCTCGCCGACGAACTCGCCGACAGGCCCGCGTGGGAAGCCCTCACCACGTGGATCGACCGCTTCGTCGAGTACACCGTCACCAAGCGGGCCGTCCGCGAGGGCCTCAACGGCGAGTCCGGCATTTTCGTCTCCTGCCGCGTCTCGATGATGGCCGCGGGCGCCCCGCTGCTCCGCCGCGCGCAGGAGTCCGGCGAGGCCCGTAGGGACGTGGACTTCGACGACCTGCTCCGGATGATCTCCGGCATCGCCGCCACCGTCTTCCCCACCACGGAGCAGCGCGACCGTGTCGTGGGCATCGCCCTGGACGGCGTACGGGCAGCGCGCAACTGA
- a CDS encoding nuclease, producing MPMLVIEGTYRVIGARPDGDSVRFYPTDPSHWDLVPGPHKVQRNKAGGAQLRLDAIDALETHYIPAHGHELHQPPPYAGRAADALIAWLGFTAVARDGRGTITAAEPAQAPGFILTRGADMYGRCVALVGRGSAPGPDGEPLHVDTALLRQTANHSQVAEGLAYPTYYTKLYVGLRAALTTAVQEARTTAKGVWPVDTTTTGAKIDGLASLTESVVLLPKLFRRLADYLALGDGDPSLAGFGAFLEQRADRVLIISKGQFTGLSTVVEITDQTVRMLHPPEDLVFDER from the coding sequence ATGCCGATGCTCGTGATCGAGGGCACGTACCGGGTGATCGGTGCCCGGCCGGACGGCGACTCCGTCCGCTTCTACCCCACCGACCCCAGCCACTGGGACCTGGTGCCCGGACCCCACAAGGTGCAGCGGAACAAGGCCGGCGGTGCGCAGCTGCGGCTGGACGCGATCGACGCCCTGGAGACGCACTACATACCGGCGCACGGCCATGAACTGCACCAGCCGCCCCCGTACGCCGGGCGCGCCGCGGACGCCCTGATCGCATGGCTCGGCTTCACCGCCGTCGCCCGTGACGGCCGCGGCACGATCACCGCGGCGGAGCCCGCACAGGCTCCCGGCTTCATCCTGACCCGCGGCGCGGACATGTACGGCCGCTGCGTCGCCCTCGTGGGCCGAGGCTCGGCGCCCGGACCGGACGGAGAGCCGCTGCACGTCGACACCGCACTCCTGCGGCAGACCGCGAACCACAGCCAGGTCGCCGAGGGGCTCGCCTACCCGACGTACTACACCAAGCTCTACGTCGGGCTGCGCGCGGCGCTGACCACCGCCGTGCAGGAGGCCAGGACCACTGCGAAGGGCGTGTGGCCCGTCGACACCACGACTACCGGCGCGAAGATCGACGGACTCGCATCCCTCACGGAGAGCGTCGTACTGCTCCCGAAACTCTTCCGCCGCCTCGCCGACTACCTGGCGCTCGGCGACGGCGACCCGTCGCTCGCCGGGTTCGGCGCCTTCCTGGAACAGCGCGCCGACCGCGTACTCATCATCTCCAAGGGGCAGTTCACCGGGCTGTCGACGGTCGTCGAGATCACCGACCAGACCGTACGGATGCTCCACCCGCCGGAGGACCTGGTCTTCGACGAACGCTGA
- a CDS encoding DNA polymerase Y family protein yields MNILYIHFHDLLDERLYRHLLGLLAEYTPLVQALPPDAALADVSGSLRYFGTDAAGLAQRIRARTGGLYGLHSTVGVAANPLLARMVAADGPPSAVRTLPDDLDAVAAFLADKPAAALHGVGPATSRTLSSYGLDSVSRIASAPLGTLQRILGVTAGRRLYDAARGLDPTPVIPAAPPRSMSAEHRFEQDELDPGRQRAALLALTDRLGLQLRTEAQAAQALTLTVRYADRSTTTRTRKLREPTAHTPSLTALAYAFHDQLALQRARVRVFSLRAENLITAELASRQLLFDPDDEKARLIEAATDRARSKFGPGAAQPAAAHRPGAA; encoded by the coding sequence ATGAACATCCTCTACATCCACTTCCACGACCTGCTCGACGAGCGGCTCTACCGTCATCTCCTCGGCCTGCTGGCCGAGTACACCCCCCTCGTGCAGGCGCTGCCGCCCGACGCCGCGCTGGCCGACGTCTCCGGCAGTCTGCGTTACTTCGGCACGGACGCCGCCGGGCTGGCCCAGCGCATCCGGGCGCGCACCGGGGGGTTGTACGGGCTCCACTCCACGGTCGGTGTCGCCGCCAACCCGCTGCTCGCGCGCATGGTCGCCGCCGACGGGCCGCCCTCGGCCGTCCGTACCCTGCCCGACGACCTCGACGCCGTCGCCGCCTTCCTCGCGGACAAGCCCGCCGCCGCCCTGCACGGCGTGGGCCCGGCGACCTCCCGCACGCTCTCCTCGTACGGTCTGGACAGCGTCAGCCGGATCGCCTCCGCGCCGCTCGGCACGCTCCAGCGCATCCTGGGCGTCACCGCGGGCCGCCGGCTGTACGACGCGGCCCGCGGCCTCGATCCGACGCCGGTGATCCCCGCGGCCCCGCCCCGCTCGATGAGCGCCGAACACCGCTTCGAGCAGGACGAGTTGGACCCGGGCCGCCAGCGCGCCGCCCTGCTCGCGCTCACCGACCGCCTCGGCCTGCAGCTGCGGACCGAGGCCCAGGCCGCCCAGGCCCTCACCCTCACCGTCCGTTACGCGGACCGGTCGACGACGACCCGCACCCGGAAGCTGCGCGAACCCACCGCCCACACACCGTCCCTGACGGCGCTCGCCTACGCGTTCCACGACCAGCTCGCCCTGCAGCGCGCCAGGGTCCGCGTCTTCTCCCTGCGGGCGGAGAACCTGATCACCGCCGAACTGGCCTCACGCCAACTGCTCTTCGACCCGGACGACGAGAAGGCCCGCCTCATCGAGGCGGCCACCGACCGCGCCCGCAGCAAGTTCGGCCCCGGCGCGGCTCAGCCGGCCGCCGCGCATCGGCCGGGCGCCGCGTAG
- a CDS encoding LLM class flavin-dependent oxidoreductase — MEFGLFLNGFIPGRAAHDRPSEHLALKREMDLAIKADKHNWKYVWFGEHHSLTEYSHMSAPEVVMGYVAAKTERIHLGTGINSLSPRKEHPVRYAERAAMLDHITEGRFEWGTGRGAGSHEVASFNIMDTASTKAEWDEVAPEIVRMWEQYDYSFHGEHFTVPTPHNILPKPYGHSHPPIWMACGNPSSFAKAGSLGIGAIAFNFEPIFELKGRIDAYKEAAANPVQILGDYQNNNVMMTNTVICLNDRKRAREIAMHAGLGYLVTLVNLYHDTMPKSMDERTWPTPPIAFSELGGEEILDEIIKAGLLLCGTPDEVSEQVAAYQTVGCDQLVFGMTGGMTFDEHLEMIELFGDKVVPQFDTNPEHSTAIYRRGAQGPKYPSHNNPVPADLKHTVLPPSAILPLED, encoded by the coding sequence ATGGAGTTCGGACTCTTCCTCAATGGATTCATTCCCGGCAGGGCGGCGCACGACCGCCCCTCCGAACACCTCGCCCTGAAGCGGGAGATGGACCTCGCCATCAAGGCGGACAAGCACAACTGGAAGTACGTGTGGTTCGGCGAGCACCACTCGCTGACCGAGTACAGCCATATGTCGGCGCCCGAGGTCGTGATGGGCTACGTCGCCGCGAAGACCGAGCGGATCCACCTCGGCACCGGCATCAACAGCCTCTCGCCGCGCAAGGAGCACCCGGTCCGCTACGCCGAGCGCGCCGCGATGCTGGACCACATCACCGAGGGCCGCTTCGAATGGGGCACGGGGCGGGGCGCGGGCAGCCACGAGGTCGCCTCGTTCAACATCATGGACACCGCTTCGACCAAGGCCGAGTGGGACGAGGTGGCGCCCGAGATCGTGCGCATGTGGGAGCAGTACGACTACTCCTTCCACGGCGAGCACTTCACGGTGCCGACCCCGCACAACATCCTGCCGAAGCCGTACGGGCACTCGCACCCGCCGATCTGGATGGCGTGCGGCAACCCGTCGTCGTTCGCGAAGGCCGGGTCGCTGGGCATCGGGGCGATCGCCTTCAACTTCGAGCCGATCTTCGAGCTCAAGGGGCGGATCGACGCGTACAAGGAGGCGGCCGCGAACCCGGTCCAGATCCTCGGCGACTACCAGAACAACAACGTCATGATGACCAACACGGTCATCTGCCTCAACGACCGCAAGCGCGCACGCGAGATAGCCATGCACGCGGGCCTCGGCTACCTGGTCACGCTGGTGAACCTGTACCACGACACCATGCCCAAATCGATGGACGAGAGGACGTGGCCGACGCCGCCGATCGCCTTCAGCGAGCTGGGCGGGGAAGAGATCCTCGACGAGATCATCAAGGCGGGGCTGCTGCTGTGCGGCACGCCCGACGAGGTCAGCGAGCAGGTCGCCGCGTACCAGACCGTCGGCTGCGACCAGCTGGTCTTCGGCATGACCGGCGGCATGACCTTCGACGAGCACCTGGAGATGATCGAGCTGTTCGGCGACAAGGTCGTCCCCCAGTTCGACACGAACCCGGAGCACTCGACGGCGATCTACCGGCGGGGCGCGCAGGGGCCCAAGTACCCCTCGCACAACAACCCCGTCCCCGCGGACCTCAAGCACACCGTGCTGCCGCCGAGCGCGATCCTGCCGCTGGAGGACTGA
- a CDS encoding MFS transporter translates to MNRNSNRLTFAVLATGAGVFSMMQSLIAPALPTVQQALGTSQATVTWVMTAYLLSASIFTPILGRVGDLIGKKRTLVGALFALIVGCVLAALAPNIATLIVARAIQGIGGALFPLSFGIIRDEFPASRVSPSISNLSAVIAAGGGFGMVLAGPVVGALDYRWLFWLPTAVVAVTALLALRYVPESPSRSAGKVNWLAAVLLSGWLVALLLPISQATVWGWASTKVIGLLVVAVVLFALWALAEARSASPLIDLRIMRLPAVWTTNTAALLFGAGMYAVWSFLPAFAQTPTVAGYGFGATVTGAGLLMLPMLVAMFLSGIVSGRLEPVFGAKPLLALGAALGTVSCTMLALWHGQQWQVALAAGVFGLGIGLAFASMANLIVQSVPAAQTGAATGMNANIRTIGGSLGAAVMSSMVTGHVQASGLPYASGYTHGFTLLAVLCLAATGAALLVPAVKRGQRSQGAVAAGRPAAASDEQRLESARG, encoded by the coding sequence ATGAACCGGAACTCCAACCGCCTCACCTTCGCGGTCCTCGCGACCGGTGCGGGCGTGTTCTCGATGATGCAGTCGCTGATAGCGCCCGCCCTGCCCACCGTCCAGCAGGCGCTGGGCACTTCGCAGGCCACCGTCACCTGGGTGATGACCGCCTATCTGCTCTCCGCGTCGATCTTCACCCCGATCCTCGGCAGGGTCGGCGACCTCATCGGCAAGAAGCGCACCCTGGTCGGCGCGCTGTTCGCACTCATCGTGGGATGCGTACTGGCCGCCCTGGCCCCCAACATCGCCACACTGATCGTCGCCCGCGCGATCCAGGGCATCGGCGGGGCCCTGTTCCCGCTGTCGTTCGGGATCATCCGCGACGAATTCCCCGCCTCCCGGGTCAGCCCCAGCATCAGCAACCTCTCGGCCGTCATCGCGGCCGGCGGCGGCTTCGGCATGGTGCTCGCCGGTCCTGTCGTCGGGGCGCTCGACTACCGGTGGCTCTTCTGGCTGCCGACGGCGGTCGTCGCCGTGACCGCGCTGCTCGCACTGCGGTACGTCCCCGAGTCCCCGAGCCGTTCCGCCGGAAAGGTCAACTGGCTTGCGGCCGTGCTGCTTTCGGGCTGGCTGGTCGCGCTGCTGCTGCCCATCAGCCAGGCCACCGTCTGGGGCTGGGCCTCCACCAAGGTGATCGGCCTGCTCGTCGTGGCCGTCGTGCTCTTCGCCCTGTGGGCGCTGGCCGAGGCCCGGTCCGCGAGCCCGCTCATCGATCTGCGCATCATGCGGCTGCCCGCCGTCTGGACGACCAACACCGCCGCGCTCCTCTTCGGCGCCGGGATGTACGCGGTCTGGTCCTTCCTCCCCGCCTTCGCCCAGACGCCCACGGTCGCGGGCTACGGCTTCGGGGCGACCGTGACCGGCGCCGGGCTGCTGATGCTGCCGATGCTGGTGGCCATGTTCCTCTCGGGCATCGTCAGCGGGCGCCTCGAGCCGGTCTTCGGCGCCAAGCCGCTGCTGGCACTCGGCGCCGCGCTGGGCACCGTGTCCTGCACGATGCTCGCCCTCTGGCACGGACAGCAGTGGCAAGTCGCCCTCGCCGCAGGTGTGTTCGGCCTCGGCATCGGGCTCGCCTTCGCCTCCATGGCCAACCTCATCGTGCAGAGCGTCCCCGCCGCGCAGACCGGCGCCGCCACCGGCATGAACGCCAACATCCGCACCATCGGCGGTTCGCTCGGCGCGGCCGTGATGAGCTCCATGGTCACCGGGCACGTCCAGGCGTCCGGGCTGCCGTACGCCTCCGGCTACACCCACGGCTTCACCCTGCTGGCCGTGCTCTGCCTGGCCGCCACCGGAGCGGCACTCCTCGTCCCCGCCGTGAAGCGCGGGCAGCGGAGCCAGGGCGCCGTCGCGGCGGGCCGTCCCGCAGCGGCGAGCGACGAGCAGCGGCTGGAGTCGGCCCGCGGCTGA